The nucleotide sequence CCGTAGGTGATGAAGCCCGTGTTCGGATCCCCGAGCGAGGCCACGTCCGGCAGCAGCCGCCCGGTGCCCGCGACGGCGAGCCGGTCGGCCTGCCAGGTGGGCCGCGCGTACTCGGCCGACTGGCCGCCGCCCGCGCCGAACGCGAAGCCCGGCGGGATCAGCGCGCCGTTGCGCGCGAAGCGGGTCTCGGTCTCCCAGCCCGCCTCGACGGCGATGGATCCGTCCTCGGCGAGGCCGGTGCTCGTCGCGCCGACCGCCGTGACGTACGGGCTCGACGCGGGCGACGCCACGGTCGCGTTCCCGCCGTGGTCGCCGACGCCGCTGTAGTCGCCGTCGTTGCCGGTGGACGCGAAGACGGACACGTCGCGCGACGCCGCCTCCACGAGCACGCGGTTCAGCAGCTCGCGGTCGTCCGCCGTGTCGAGGCCCTCCATCGCGCCGAAGGACAGGCTGATCACGTCGGGCGCCTCCTCCACCGCGTCGAGGATCCGCGTGTAGAGGCTCGTGCTCGTGCAGTCGTCCGCGCCCCAGTAGGAGACGGCCGCGTCGGGCGCCATCGCGTGGACCGCCTGCACGTCGAGGTGCTGCTCGTCGGTCCATGCGGTGGGTCCGCCGCAGATGCCGGTGCGCGGCGAGGCGGACGGGTGGTCGCGGTACTGGCCGGCCGTGAAGGCGGGCTCGCCGACCGCGCGGGAGTAGGTGTCGGTGTCGGCCTGGGTGTCCGGGTCGTCGTAGGCGGCGACGATCGCGATGGTGGCGCCTGCCCCGCGGTCCGCGGCCGGCACGTCGTCGACGCGCCGCAGCTGCGCCGGGCCGTAGCCGCACAGCGAGTTCGAGCGGTGGGCCACGTCGACGGACGCGGGCCACGCGTCGGTGAGGCGCTGGCCCCACCAGGCCGCGCACGTGCCGTCGTCGGCGGAGGAGGCGGGGGATCCGCCGCTCGCCTGCCCGGGGATCGGCGCGGGCACGGGGTCCGTGGCGTCGGGCGCCTGCGCGTCGTCGGCGGCCTGCGCCGTGCCCGACTCCGCGTCCGACGGCATCAGCACGTCGCCCTGCACGGTGCCGGCGACGCCGCGCACGGCGTCCAGGGCGGCGGGCACGGCGAGCGTCCGCTCGGGGGCGACGACCTCCCGGCCGGCGACGCGGAACCGGGCGAACCCGGTGTCGAAGGCGCGCGACGCGAGCGCCAGCGTGCCGGAGACGGGCAGCGCGGACACCTCGTCGCGCGCGTCGCCCACGTCGAGGCCGCTGTCGCGCAGCCAGGCGGCGACGGCCGGCGCGGCGTCGGGGCGGGCCGGATCCAGCAGCACCGTGAGCGCGACCGTCGCGTCCGCGGGTGCGTCGCCGACCCGGACGGCGGAGGTGCCGGCGGGCCACGACGGGGCCGACCCGTCGATCGCACGGAGCCCCGCGGCGACGCGCGCGGCGGCCGGGTCGCCGTCGGCGGTGGCGCTGGCGGACGCGGATCCGGTGCCCGCCAGCGCGCTCGCGACGAGCGCCGCGACGGCCACGAGGGCGACGGCGCCCGTGCCGAGGGCGACGGATCGCGCGGGGGACGACAGCGGGCGGCGGACGAGGGCGCGGATCCGGCCCTCCGTCGGCGGGCGCTCGGCGGGACCGCGGGCCTCGACGGGTGGGAGGGACGAGGGGCGTGAGCCCACGAGACATGACACCATCGCGTTTGGCGTCTTCTGGGTGAAAAGTGGGGGGGGGGGGGGGGGGGGGGGGGGGGGGGGGGGGGGGGGGGGGGGGGGGTCCCCCGCGGGGGGGGGGGGGGGGGGGCCCCCCCCCCCCCCGCCCCGCGTCCCGGTCAGGAGACCGGATCAGGTGTCATGCGCCGCAGTGCGACTTCCAGACCTTCGGGAAGTCGAAGTAGTAGCCCTGGCCGCAGGTCCAGCTCTTGATGAACTCGCCGAGGCCGCCCACGACCACGCCGAGCGCGAGGCAGGAGAGCTTGGACAGGTCGAGCGTGATGCACATGGTGCCGATGTAGACGGCCACGCCGACCGTGATGGCCGTCTTGATGATGTAGCCGGGGATGTGCCACTCGTGGTTGCTCCAGAACCACTTCGACTCGGTGATGCTGCCCGCGCTGCCCTGCGCGACGACGTCCGCCTTCGTGACCGCTCGGCCGTCCTTCGAGTCGAGCGTCTGCTGGATCGCCGCGTTCTCCACCGCGTTCGCGTGGGAGGGGGCGGTGTTCTGGATCTCCGCGCGGATCTCGGCGGCGGCCTGCGCGTGGCTCTCGCCCTTCGCGGCCCACGCGGGGATGTGCTGGCCGGCGACGACGGTGCCTTCGGTCGCGACGGTGGCGAGCTGGTCGGCGGTGATCTTGCCGCTCTTCACGTCGTGCTCGAACGTGCCGTTGAGGAGGGAGGATGCCACGACCGACTGGTCGAGGTGGGCGGGGGCGGCCTGGGCGGCGTCGCCGGCGCCCATCCCGAAGAGGGCGACCGCGGTGACGGTCGCGGCGGCCGCGAGCAGGCGGACGGAGCGGCGGGAGTGCGCCGGGACTGTGGGTGATGCGAGGGACATGACTGACCTTCCGTATCGAGGGGCGACCATCGCCCCGCGAGCACGGTAGGGGCGCGATGCCCCCGTTCCGGGGTCGAACGGGTACCTCCGCATGAACGACGCATGTCCGTCAGTCGCTCGTCTGACGAAGGCCTCCGGCCACGCACGCCGCTCCTTCCGTTCATCCCGGCGTGGGCCTCCCGTCGATCGGGACGGGTATCCTTCCTCGACCCCCGGACAGGGGCGGACAGGAGCGACATGAACCAGCGGCAGGCGGCGGTGTCCCGGGCACGGCGCGAGATCATGGAGGCGGCGGGCGCGCAGTTCGCGGCCCACGGCTACGAGGGCACGTCGTTCTCGCGCGTGGCCGAGGCGATGGGCAAGCCCAAGTCGGCCATCGGGTACCACCTCTTCGCGTCCAAGGAGAGCCTCGCGGGCGCCGTGGTCGAGGACCAGGAGGAGCGCTGGCTCCGCATCGAGGCGGCGCTCGACCGACCGGGGGCGCTGCACGAGCTCATCGTCTTCCTCCTCACGGGCGCCAGCACCGTCGAGGTCTGCCCCGTCGCCGCGGGTGCCATCCGGTTGCTGCAGGACATGCCGCGCCTCGGGCTCGCTGTCGAGCGCCGCTTCGACGTGTGGGGGTTCGCCCGGCAGCACCTGGAGGCGGAGCTCGCGGTCCGGGGCATCCGGGCCGGAGACCTTGACGCCGTCGTCGACGTCCTGCTCAGCGCCACGTTCGGCGTGCTCTCCTACCGTTCGCCGAGATCGCCCGCGCAGGACTCCGTCGAGCGCCTGCGCAGCCTCTGGATCCCGCTCCTGGTCGGCCTCGGGATCGACGACGCGGAGGCCGTCGTCCGCGCCGCCCGGCCGCTCGACCTGGAGCTCGTGGAGGCCGGGCGCCCGGACGCGTCCGAGGCGCACATCGGCTCGGCGCGGGGTGCGAGGGACGCCGCCGCTGCCGCCGCGGGTGAGGACGAGGACCGCGCCCGCGCCTGACCCACCCCGCGCACGACGACGCCGGCCGGACCCCACGGGGCCGGCCGGCGTCGTCGTGCGATCGGAGCGGCTACTCCACGCGACCCGCGTACCGGTAGCGGAAGCCGGCGCCGTCGGTGACCACCACGTCGTAGTAGCCCCACTCGTCCACCGGCCAGTTCACCGTCGTGCTGCGTCCGGGCTTCACGGTCTCGTGGCGCTCCCGCGTGATGAAGTCGTTGGCCGTCAGCGTGTAGTGCACCGAGGGCGTCCCGTCGTTCGCGAGCGTGAGGCGCAGCACGCCCTTGCCGCCGGGGATCGTCTCGGCCGTGACCCGCGGGACGGGCACGTCGGTCGTGCCCGCCGCGACCACGGTGCCGGCGAAGCGGCGCAGGAACCGGTCGGGCCCGTAGAGGCTGAAGTCGTACGCGCCCTCGTGCGCCGAGCTCTCCCACGTGTAGGCCGCCTTCCCGCGCGGCGCCACGGTGAAGGGCGTCGACGCGAACGGCAGCGCGATGTTGGGGAACACCTGGTGCGAGACGCCCTGCTTGCCCTGGTTGCGCATCGTCAGCGTGACCCGGCCGCTCGCGCGGTCGACGGCCACGTCGGCGTCCTGCCGGTAGGGGAGCGGGCGGTGGCGCATGCTGCCGGCCTCCTGCTCCGGCATCCGCTGCGCGCCCACGGCGGGCTCCTGCACGGGCGGCTTCGCCATGTCGGCGTCGGCGGCCGCGACGAGCGCCTGTGTCGCGCTCATCGGCAGCACCTCGTCGGCGGACGGGATGGAGAAGTCCGGGTGCGCGAAGTCGAGGCACGA is from Clavibacter sp. A6099 and encodes:
- a CDS encoding S53 family peptidase — translated: MGSRPSSLPPVEARGPAERPPTEGRIRALVRRPLSSPARSVALGTGAVALVAVAALVASALAGTGSASASATADGDPAAARVAAGLRAIDGSAPSWPAGTSAVRVGDAPADATVALTVLLDPARPDAAPAVAAWLRDSGLDVGDARDEVSALPVSGTLALASRAFDTGFARFRVAGREVVAPERTLAVPAALDAVRGVAGTVQGDVLMPSDAESGTAQAADDAQAPDATDPVPAPIPGQASGGSPASSADDGTCAAWWGQRLTDAWPASVDVAHRSNSLCGYGPAQLRRVDDVPAADRGAGATIAIVAAYDDPDTQADTDTYSRAVGEPAFTAGQYRDHPSASPRTGICGGPTAWTDEQHLDVQAVHAMAPDAAVSYWGADDCTSTSLYTRILDAVEEAPDVISLSFGAMEGLDTADDRELLNRVLVEAASRDVSVFASTGNDGDYSGVGDHGGNATVASPASSPYVTAVGATSTGLAEDGSIAVEAGWETETRFARNGALIPPGFAFGAGGGQSAEYARPTWQADRLAVAGTGRLLPDVASLGDPNTGFITYGPHKGRTQYAAHGGTSLATPMVASMVAISKAVTGRRFGLASPALYALMGTGALRDVQPASAATWSPKGPSAGALWPETLFLWDTGRQGLRSAPGWDDVTGAGVPAGRAFIEGLGAEAGR
- a CDS encoding helix-turn-helix domain-containing protein yields the protein MNQRQAAVSRARREIMEAAGAQFAAHGYEGTSFSRVAEAMGKPKSAIGYHLFASKESLAGAVVEDQEERWLRIEAALDRPGALHELIVFLLTGASTVEVCPVAAGAIRLLQDMPRLGLAVERRFDVWGFARQHLEAELAVRGIRAGDLDAVVDVLLSATFGVLSYRSPRSPAQDSVERLRSLWIPLLVGLGIDDAEAVVRAARPLDLELVEAGRPDASEAHIGSARGARDAAAAAAGEDEDRARA